A window of Babesia microti strain RI chromosome III, complete genome contains these coding sequences:
- a CDS encoding T-complex protein 1 subunit eta (overlaps_old_locusTagID:BBM_III04240;~overlaps_old_locusTagID:BBM_III04245): MSHLMNLPILILKEDTDTSQGKSQIISNINACQAVTNCIKTTLGPRGMDKLIHTENKVTITNDGATVLSLLDIVHPAAAVLVDIAKSQDDEVGDGTTSVTVLAGEFLSKAKDFIMEGMAPQIIIKYYREACKQALTIIDKIAINLHNKPYEETQKLLLRCAETTLNSKLVSTYKTFFAKMVVDAVNILEDDMDKDMIGIKKVPGATCLDSMLIKGVAFKKTFSYAGFEQQPKKLKNPKILLLNVELELKAEKDNAEIRINDPLVYQSIIDAEWKIIYDKLEAIHSIGANVVLSKLPIGDIATQFFAEKKIFCAGRVDEIDIKRVAKATGGLVQTTIHGITDSCLGSCGLFEEMQLGDERYNIFTECPNTKTATIILRGGAQQFIDEAERSIHDAIMIVRRSIKTNSIVVGGGAIEMEISRILREYSLSIIGKQQLIIHSYAKALECIPLTLARNSGFDATDVLNKLRKEYAMNKGQGMKYGVDCINGGICDAYASCIWEPSLVKRNAIYSATEAACLVLSIDETIKQQNSQDKRLKSALPNQ; the protein is encoded by the exons aactTACCgatattgattttgaaGGAGGATACTGACACTTCCCAAGGCAAATCCCAAATCATTAGCAATATCAACGCTTGCCAAGCGGTGACAAATTGCATTAAAACAACATTAG GCCCTAGGGGGATGGACAAACTTATCCATACTGAAAACAAAGTAACAATTACCAACGACGGTGCCACTGTGCTGTCTCTATTAGATATTGTACATCCGGCGGCTGCTGTACTGGTTGATATTGCAAAAAGCCAGGATGATGAGGTGGGAGATGGTACTACTAGTGTCACTGTTTTGGCCGGGGAATTTTTGTCCAAGGCCAAAGATTTCATAATGGAAGGAATGGCACCTCagataataatcaaatactATAGGGAAGCTTGCAAACAA GCATTAACTATTATAGATAAAATAGCAATTAATCTTCATAATAAGCCTTATGAAGAGACTCAAAAATTGCTGCTACGATGCGCGGAAACAACACTAAACTCCAAGCTCGTTTCTACATATAAAACCTTTTTTGCAAAG ATGGTTGTGGATGCTGTTAATATTTTGGAAGATGATATGGACAAGGATATGATAGGCATCAAAAAAGTTCCAGGGGCCACTTGCCTGGATTCAATGCTTATAAAGGGCGTGGCATTTAAAAAGACATTTTCTTATGCGGGATTTGAACAACAgcctaaaaaattaaaaaatccaaagATACTACTTCTAAATGTGGAGCTAGAGCTAAAGGCGGAGAAAGATAATGCAGAAATTAGAATCAACGATCCGCTGGTTTATCAAAGCATCATAGATGCCGAatggaaaattatatacgACAAGTTGGAGGCAATTCATAGCATTGGGGCGAATGTTGTGTTGTCAAAACTTCCAATTGGGGACATTGCTACGCAATTTTTTGCcgaaaaaaaaattttttgtgcCGGCCGcgttgatgaaattgatattaaGCGAGTGGCCAAAGCAACAGGAGGACTCGTTCAAACGACAATACATGGAATTACAGACTCTTGTTTGGGAAGCTGTGGGTTGTTTGAGGAAATGCAACTTGGGGATGAACGATACAACATATTTACTGAATGCCCTAATACAAAGACCGCAACTATTATACTCAGGGGTGGGGCCCAGcaatttattgatgaaGCTGAGAGATCAATCCACGACGCCATTATGATTGTTAGGAGATCAATAAAGACCAATTCTATTGTTGTAGGAGGGGGAGCTATTGAA aTGGAAATATCACGTATACTGAGGGAATACAGCTTGTCAATCATTGGCAAACAACAACTAATAATCCACTCATATGCCAAGGCCCTGGAGTGTATCCCACTTACTCTAGCTCGCAACTCTGGTTTCGATGCAACCGATGTTCTAAACAAACTTAGAAAGGAATATGCAATGAACAAGG GCCAGGGTATGAAATATGGTGTGGATTGTATAAACGGTGGCATTTGCGATGCGTACGCCTCTTGTATATGGGAGCCATCATTGGTGAAAAGAAATGCCATATACTCGGCTACAGAGGCCGCTTGCTTGGTACTGAGCATTGACGAGACTATAAAGCAGCAAAATTCGCAGGATAAGCGACTAAAGTCAGCTTTGCCTAACCAATGA